From Mycolicibacterium cosmeticum, a single genomic window includes:
- a CDS encoding ATP-binding cassette domain-containing protein has product MKTQTISRGVDVHGVTLDTRLDRVSFSARTGTLTALIGPSGAGKSTLARVLAGATRPDSGAVHFDGTVGMVPQDDILHGKLTVAEALGYAAELRDVEPAAIADVLAELELTAHAGTRIDMLSGGQRKRVSVALELLTGPSLLILDEPTTGLDPALDRQVMTLLRRLADAGRVVIVVTHSLAFLDICDQVLLLAPGGRTAYCGAPADLGLVLGSTDWAEIFARLCADPEGAQRYYPHTPVLARSPRPPHRQGTLGQFRTVVRRQIRLLTADRGHLAFLAVLPVLVGILPLTVSGHAGFLTSAVSAPFEAKQVIALTNFAAILMGATLTVRDLTGERAIYTRERAAGLSAGAYLLAKIAVFGAVAAAQATLLVLIVCIGKPAPTEATTLGSPLLELGVGVAATAVVAAVLGLAISAVARTVDQLMPLLAVALTAQLVLAGGFIPVTGRPALSALASVTPARWGFSASASTADLSNLVVGIAQDGHWQHTAGAWGLDMAMLGVLALAFAAVARWQLRRV; this is encoded by the coding sequence ATGAAAACGCAGACCATCTCGCGCGGTGTGGACGTCCACGGCGTCACCCTCGATACCCGACTGGACCGGGTGTCGTTCTCGGCCCGGACGGGCACGCTCACCGCACTCATCGGCCCCTCGGGTGCCGGCAAGTCCACCCTGGCCCGGGTACTAGCCGGGGCGACCCGGCCCGATTCCGGCGCCGTGCACTTCGACGGCACCGTGGGCATGGTGCCCCAGGACGACATCCTGCACGGAAAGCTCACCGTGGCAGAGGCTTTGGGGTACGCCGCGGAGTTGCGCGATGTCGAGCCCGCGGCCATCGCCGATGTGCTGGCCGAACTGGAGCTCACCGCGCACGCCGGCACCCGGATCGACATGCTGTCCGGCGGGCAACGCAAACGGGTCTCGGTGGCACTGGAACTGCTGACCGGCCCGTCGCTGCTCATCCTCGACGAACCCACCACCGGGCTGGATCCCGCCCTCGACCGTCAGGTGATGACGCTGCTGCGTCGGCTGGCCGACGCCGGCCGGGTCGTCATCGTCGTGACCCATTCGCTGGCTTTCCTGGACATCTGCGACCAGGTCCTGTTGCTCGCGCCCGGCGGTAGGACCGCCTACTGCGGCGCGCCCGCGGACCTCGGACTGGTGCTGGGCAGCACGGATTGGGCCGAGATCTTCGCCCGGCTGTGCGCGGATCCCGAAGGTGCGCAACGCTATTACCCGCACACCCCGGTACTGGCCCGCTCACCGCGGCCGCCCCACCGCCAGGGCACCCTCGGGCAGTTCCGCACCGTGGTCCGTCGTCAGATTCGGCTGCTGACCGCCGACCGCGGCCATCTGGCGTTCCTGGCGGTGCTGCCCGTGCTGGTGGGCATCCTGCCGCTGACGGTGTCCGGCCACGCCGGATTCCTCACCTCGGCGGTATCCGCGCCGTTCGAGGCCAAGCAGGTGATCGCGCTGACCAACTTCGCCGCCATCCTGATGGGCGCGACGCTGACGGTGCGCGACCTGACCGGCGAGCGAGCGATCTACACCAGGGAACGTGCGGCCGGGTTGTCGGCCGGTGCCTACCTGCTGGCCAAGATCGCGGTCTTCGGCGCCGTGGCCGCCGCACAGGCAACGTTGCTGGTGCTCATCGTCTGCATCGGCAAGCCCGCTCCGACCGAGGCCACGACGCTGGGCAGCCCGCTGCTGGAACTCGGCGTGGGTGTCGCCGCCACGGCGGTGGTCGCCGCCGTCCTCGGCCTGGCCATCTCGGCCGTGGCCCGGACCGTCGATCAGTTGATGCCGCTGCTCGCGGTGGCGCTGACCGCGCAGCTGGTGCTGGCCGGGGGCTTCATCCCGGTGACCGGCCGGCCGGCGCTGTCGGCGCTGGCGTCGGTCACCCCGGCACGGTGGGGTTTCTCGGCGTCGGCCTCGACGGCGGACCTGAGCAACCTGGTGGTCGGCATCGCGCAGGACGGGCATTGGCAGCACACGGCCGGCGCGTGGGGACTCGACATGGCGATGCTCGGGGTGCTGGCCCTGGCGTTCGCCGCTGTCGCACGGTGGCAGTTGCGTCGCGTGTGA
- a CDS encoding phosphatidate cytidylyltransferase, whose translation MPSLLDTVDFGRPAWFLPALTVGILAVAGIAVLISRQRDLIRKWRTWVLIAPAVGIPTMLGAGTTAAFAAALAAVAVLEYGRLIGLRRADTVVLLVLAVGYPVAAWLRPSVLGFTPLLVLLCAVPAVLSGDVETGSRRAAFTAFGSVWICWSLAHLVLVWPDAFLVCFAVAATDVAAWCGGKGLRRLAWARRPISPLSPNKTLGGVVGAVLGATAVLFVLGTVSVGLVLAVAVGGLFGDLLESMLKRQAQVKDAGDWLPGFGGLLDRIDSLLLALPLVYVLT comes from the coding sequence ATGCCCTCGCTGCTTGACACGGTGGACTTCGGCCGGCCGGCCTGGTTCCTGCCGGCACTCACCGTCGGCATCCTGGCCGTCGCCGGAATCGCGGTGCTGATCTCACGCCAGCGCGACCTGATCCGCAAATGGCGCACCTGGGTGCTGATCGCCCCCGCCGTCGGCATCCCGACGATGCTCGGCGCCGGCACCACCGCCGCGTTCGCCGCCGCGCTCGCCGCGGTTGCCGTCCTCGAGTACGGCCGGCTGATCGGCTTGCGCCGCGCCGACACCGTGGTGCTGCTGGTGCTGGCAGTCGGTTATCCGGTCGCCGCGTGGCTGCGCCCGTCAGTGCTGGGGTTCACGCCGCTGCTGGTGCTGCTGTGCGCGGTGCCCGCGGTGCTCTCCGGTGACGTCGAAACCGGTTCGCGCCGGGCCGCTTTCACCGCGTTCGGGTCGGTGTGGATCTGCTGGTCACTGGCGCACCTGGTGCTGGTGTGGCCGGATGCCTTCCTGGTGTGCTTCGCCGTCGCCGCCACCGACGTCGCCGCGTGGTGCGGCGGTAAAGGGCTGCGGCGCCTGGCGTGGGCCCGGCGCCCGATCTCCCCGTTGAGCCCGAACAAGACCCTCGGCGGTGTCGTGGGCGCGGTGCTCGGTGCCACAGCGGTGCTGTTCGTGCTCGGCACCGTCTCGGTCGGACTGGTCCTGGCCGTCGCCGTCGGCGGGCTGTTCGGCGATCTGCTCGAATCGATGCTCAAGCGGCAGGCTCAGGTCAAGGACGCCGGCGACTGGCTGCCCGGCTTCGGCGGCCTGCTCGACCGCATCGACTCCCTCCTGTTGGCCCTTCCCCTGGTGTATGTACTGACATGA
- a CDS encoding lysophospholipid acyltransferase family protein — translation MSALRHWLWRTVCAASGGLTVTGRWQVRGGAVIVANHASHADTAVLLAALPPSAKVMFAAAADYWFDVPARRLIATSLIGVLPLRRTGGGSYDDLVRAAGPLLKAGHTIVIYPEGTRSTDGSIAEFRSGAVRLARDCGVPIVPVAVLGTADVLPKGGTFTPGCPMRVHLGDPVDPHQTTAARLRDAVLALRTGEHHALAA, via the coding sequence ATGAGCGCGCTCCGGCACTGGTTGTGGCGCACGGTGTGTGCCGCCTCCGGCGGGTTGACCGTCACCGGTCGCTGGCAGGTCCGCGGTGGTGCGGTGATCGTCGCCAACCACGCCTCGCACGCCGACACCGCGGTGTTGCTGGCCGCCCTTCCCCCGTCGGCCAAGGTGATGTTCGCCGCGGCCGCCGACTACTGGTTCGACGTGCCGGCGCGCCGGCTGATCGCCACCTCGCTGATCGGCGTGCTGCCGCTGCGGCGCACCGGCGGCGGCAGCTACGACGACCTGGTCCGGGCCGCCGGCCCGCTGCTGAAGGCGGGCCACACCATCGTCATCTACCCGGAGGGCACCCGGTCCACCGACGGCAGCATCGCCGAATTCCGTTCCGGTGCAGTACGACTGGCCCGCGACTGCGGTGTGCCGATCGTCCCGGTCGCCGTGCTGGGCACCGCCGACGTGCTGCCCAAGGGCGGCACGTTCACCCCGGGGTGCCCGATGCGGGTGCACCTCGGCGACCCCGTCGACCCGCACCAGACGACGGCCGCGCGCCTGCGCGACGCGGTGCTGGCGCTGCGCACCGGAGAGCACCATGCCCTCGCTGCTTGA
- a CDS encoding CDP-alcohol phosphatidyltransferase family protein, with protein sequence MNRYVPSPQRRRMAGLYALKPWFTARLTPILDTAVAHRISPDVFTAAGVLAAGIAGVFIALGWWHLAAVFLVLRLAGANLDGAVARARGVSRPWGFVLNEIGDRAADLLTFGGLAVWAARQHGPGLHWLSWTVLQVVIAALAATLPTFASLAAAGAGATRINGGPLGKTERCVFTVLATAFPGLMPILLAQLVNGSLITTALRLRSAHRELKAQAVEDDAVTVPMTRPRTVVSNLPTRPMRAVVAA encoded by the coding sequence ATGAACCGGTATGTGCCTTCCCCGCAACGACGCCGCATGGCCGGCCTCTACGCGCTGAAGCCGTGGTTCACCGCGCGCCTCACCCCCATCCTCGATACCGCTGTTGCGCACCGCATCTCACCGGATGTCTTCACCGCCGCGGGGGTGCTCGCCGCCGGCATCGCCGGCGTGTTCATCGCTCTCGGGTGGTGGCACCTGGCCGCGGTCTTTCTGGTCCTGCGGTTGGCGGGTGCCAACCTGGACGGCGCGGTCGCCCGGGCTCGCGGTGTCAGCCGTCCGTGGGGCTTCGTGCTCAACGAAATCGGTGACCGCGCAGCCGATCTACTCACTTTCGGCGGATTGGCCGTGTGGGCCGCACGCCAGCACGGGCCGGGCCTGCACTGGCTGTCCTGGACGGTGCTGCAGGTGGTGATCGCCGCACTGGCCGCCACGCTGCCCACCTTCGCGTCGCTAGCCGCCGCCGGGGCGGGCGCCACCCGGATCAACGGTGGACCGCTCGGGAAGACCGAACGCTGCGTGTTCACCGTGCTGGCCACCGCGTTCCCCGGTCTGATGCCGATCCTGCTGGCCCAACTGGTCAACGGCTCACTGATCACCACCGCCCTGCGGCTGCGCAGCGCGCACCGCGAGCTGAAGGCGCAGGCCGTCGAGGACGATGCGGTGACGGTGCCGATGACCCGACCGCGGACCGTCGTGTCCAACTTGCCCACCCGGCCGATGCGGGCGGTGGTGGCAGCATGA
- a CDS encoding serine/threonine-protein kinase — translation MQGTPFGRYQLIELLGRGGMGEVWRAYDTEIDRIVALKMLLPHFARDPDYEKRFRREARAAARLDDPHIVPIHDVGEIDGRLYVTMRLINGADLQTLINNGPLEPARAVYIIGQIATALHSAHQAGLVHRDVKPSNILLGDNDFAYLIDFGIARANTDTALTSANTTVGTWAYMAPERFSTGESGPSADIYALTCVLYQCLTGNLPFPGDTLEQVAVSHMMMPPPRPSQDLPTIPTAMDQVIATGLAKQPTDRFPTTVDLAGAAQRALIYPTDAAPTQAWTPPPKPEKANRTGLILTAVAAVVVLVAGGVAASLALAKKDTPAAAPSTTSTTSTAPAAPAFGGVYQAVFSAPTLIDGGPLDGAKPSTAMWAVRSTCRPDGCVAVAERQSGDGGPPVAKLEFDQIDGQWVAVALAAEQCHDIADEIWYVFTLRERPDGALTGQFTGTAGNSCSGRATITFNRTTDVDPATLPDPAALPARVVSPAEGLRGSYRSTRTFRNGLPPIQGDYTVRTDCLRTGERCMSYFHKPEDYRPLLFANGTWSLNSQSEAVCDGTVIKLTATGQYPLPQPVQNPINLLLGHGTWEESAPCAMKTEFDETFTRTGD, via the coding sequence GTGCAGGGGACGCCGTTCGGCCGCTACCAGCTGATCGAACTGCTGGGCCGGGGCGGGATGGGCGAGGTCTGGCGCGCCTACGACACCGAGATCGACCGCATCGTCGCGCTGAAGATGCTGCTGCCGCACTTCGCCCGGGACCCCGACTACGAGAAGCGGTTCCGCCGCGAGGCCCGCGCCGCGGCCCGGCTGGACGACCCGCACATCGTGCCCATCCACGACGTCGGCGAGATCGACGGCCGGCTCTACGTCACCATGCGGCTGATCAACGGCGCCGACCTGCAGACCCTGATCAACAACGGCCCGCTGGAACCCGCACGGGCGGTGTACATCATCGGCCAGATCGCTACGGCGCTGCACAGCGCCCACCAGGCCGGGCTGGTGCATCGCGACGTGAAACCGTCCAATATCCTGTTGGGCGACAACGACTTTGCCTATCTGATCGACTTCGGCATCGCCCGCGCCAACACCGACACGGCGCTCACCTCGGCCAACACCACCGTCGGCACCTGGGCCTACATGGCACCCGAACGGTTCAGCACCGGCGAAAGCGGTCCCAGCGCCGACATCTACGCCCTGACCTGCGTGCTGTACCAATGCCTCACCGGCAACCTGCCCTTCCCCGGGGACACCCTGGAACAGGTCGCGGTGAGCCACATGATGATGCCGCCGCCGCGACCGTCGCAGGATCTGCCGACCATCCCGACCGCCATGGACCAGGTGATCGCCACCGGCCTGGCCAAGCAGCCCACCGACCGCTTCCCCACCACCGTGGATCTGGCGGGCGCGGCCCAGCGGGCCCTCATCTACCCGACCGACGCGGCGCCGACGCAAGCCTGGACACCGCCACCGAAACCCGAGAAGGCGAACCGGACCGGGCTGATCCTCACCGCCGTGGCGGCCGTCGTGGTGCTGGTGGCCGGCGGTGTCGCCGCCAGCCTGGCCCTCGCCAAGAAGGACACTCCCGCCGCGGCCCCATCGACCACCTCGACCACCTCGACCGCACCGGCAGCCCCGGCCTTCGGCGGCGTCTACCAGGCCGTGTTCAGCGCACCGACACTGATCGACGGCGGCCCGCTGGACGGCGCGAAACCGTCGACGGCCATGTGGGCGGTGCGCTCGACGTGCCGGCCGGACGGCTGCGTGGCGGTCGCGGAGCGGCAAAGCGGTGACGGTGGTCCACCGGTCGCGAAACTGGAGTTCGATCAGATCGACGGCCAGTGGGTGGCCGTCGCGCTGGCCGCCGAGCAGTGCCACGACATCGCCGACGAGATCTGGTACGTCTTCACGCTGCGGGAACGCCCAGACGGCGCCCTCACGGGCCAGTTCACCGGCACGGCGGGCAATTCGTGCTCCGGCCGGGCCACCATCACTTTCAACCGCACCACCGACGTCGACCCGGCCACCCTGCCCGACCCGGCCGCGTTGCCGGCCCGCGTCGTCTCCCCCGCCGAGGGGCTGCGCGGCAGCTACCGCAGCACCCGCACGTTCCGCAACGGTCTTCCGCCGATCCAGGGCGACTACACCGTCCGGACCGACTGTTTGCGCACCGGCGAGCGGTGCATGAGCTACTTCCACAAGCCCGAGGATTACCGCCCGCTGCTCTTCGCCAACGGCACCTGGTCGCTCAACAGCCAGTCCGAGGCCGTCTGCGACGGCACCGTCATCAAGCTCACCGCCACCGGGCAGTACCCGCTGCCGCAGCCCGTGCAGAACCCGATCAACCTGCTGCTGGGGCACGGCACGTGGGAAGAATCCGCGCCGTGCGCGATGAAAACCGAGTTCGACGAGACCTTCACGCGCACCGGGGACTGA
- a CDS encoding helix-turn-helix transcriptional regulator, protein MPTAEERRTELGAFLRSTRERLTRTDFGLPVAGRGRTVGLRREEVSYLSGVSVTWYTWLEQGRDINPSRQVLDAVSRTLRLGVPEHRYVLGLAGFAPLPAGAASEVTTVPPHVQRFLDAIGDNPAYALTPEWGIAGWNTAYQRLYPNVATTPPAERNLLWVVFTDPAVRDLLDDWQVTSQRFLAEFRAEIGSRLGDPALLDLVARLSEASADFRDGWQRHDIRGFESRERIFHHPELGTVRYEHHQLRPSDQPEFQIVVYTPA, encoded by the coding sequence GTGCCGACCGCCGAGGAACGCCGCACCGAACTGGGCGCGTTCCTGCGCTCCACCCGCGAACGCCTGACCCGTACCGACTTCGGACTACCCGTGGCCGGACGGGGCCGGACGGTGGGTCTGCGTCGCGAAGAAGTTTCCTACCTGTCCGGGGTGAGCGTCACCTGGTACACCTGGCTGGAGCAGGGTCGGGACATCAATCCGTCGCGGCAGGTGCTCGACGCCGTCAGCCGCACACTGCGCCTGGGTGTGCCCGAGCACCGCTACGTCCTGGGCCTGGCGGGGTTCGCGCCCCTGCCGGCCGGGGCCGCCAGCGAGGTGACCACGGTGCCGCCGCACGTGCAGCGCTTCCTCGACGCCATCGGCGACAACCCCGCCTACGCGCTGACGCCCGAATGGGGCATCGCCGGCTGGAACACGGCCTACCAGCGGCTCTACCCGAATGTCGCCACCACCCCGCCCGCCGAGCGCAACCTGCTGTGGGTGGTGTTCACCGACCCCGCCGTGCGGGACCTCCTCGATGACTGGCAGGTGACCAGCCAGCGCTTCCTCGCGGAGTTCCGCGCCGAGATCGGTTCGCGGCTGGGCGATCCGGCTCTGCTGGATCTGGTGGCGCGATTGTCGGAGGCCAGCGCCGATTTCCGCGACGGGTGGCAGCGCCACGACATCCGTGGGTTCGAATCGCGCGAGCGGATCTTTCACCACCCAGAGCTCGGCACGGTGCGCTACGAACACCACCAGCTGCGGCCGTCGGATCAGCCCGAATTCCAGATCGTCGTCTACACGCCGGCTTAA
- the ilvD gene encoding dihydroxy-acid dehydratase, producing the protein MIPLRSRTVTDGRNMAGARALLRAAGVAREDFGKPIVAVANSFTEFVPGHTHLQPVGRIVSEAIKNAGGIPREFNTIAVDDGIAMGHSGMLYSLPSRDLIADSVEYMVEAHKADALVCISNCDKITPGMLMAALRLDIPTVFVSGGPMEGGRATLVDGRVRTGLHLIDPMAGAADPSMSDEDLARIEEAACPTCGSCSGMFTANSMNCLVEALGLALPGNGSVLATHTARRHLYEKAGATVVDLAARYYGQGDVSVLPRAVASRSAFENAMAMDVAMGGSTNTVLHLMAAAHEAELDFAITEIDEISRRVPCLCKVAPNGAYLMEDVHRAGGIPAILGELHRAGLLAKDVHAIHAPTLDEWLAHWDIRGIAPSGEALELFHAAPGGRRSATAFSQSERWESLDTDAANGCIRDVAHAHSADGGLAILTGNLAPNGAVVKTAGVDPGALTFEGPAVVVESQEEAVDAILGGRVTAGDVVVVRYEGPRGGPGMQEMLYPTSFLKGRGLGKSCALITDGRFSGGTSGLSIGHVSPEAAAGGPIALVRDGDRIRIDIPSRAITLDLSEDELARRRADIGAFTPRDRDRPVSKALRAYALLATSADRGAVRDVDGAVRTGESR; encoded by the coding sequence ATGATTCCGCTGCGTTCCCGCACCGTCACCGATGGTCGCAATATGGCCGGAGCCCGCGCCCTGCTGCGCGCCGCCGGCGTCGCCCGGGAGGACTTCGGCAAGCCCATCGTGGCGGTGGCCAACAGCTTCACCGAGTTCGTGCCGGGCCACACTCACCTGCAACCCGTCGGCCGCATCGTGTCCGAGGCGATCAAGAATGCCGGCGGTATCCCGCGCGAGTTCAACACCATCGCCGTCGACGACGGCATCGCCATGGGGCATTCCGGGATGCTGTACTCGTTGCCGTCGCGCGACCTGATCGCCGATTCGGTGGAGTACATGGTCGAGGCACACAAGGCCGACGCGCTGGTCTGTATCTCCAACTGCGACAAGATTACTCCGGGCATGCTGATGGCCGCGCTGCGGCTCGACATCCCCACGGTGTTCGTCTCCGGTGGGCCGATGGAGGGCGGTCGCGCCACCTTGGTCGATGGCCGGGTGCGCACCGGGCTGCACCTGATCGACCCGATGGCCGGCGCCGCCGACCCGTCGATGTCGGATGAGGATCTGGCGCGGATCGAGGAGGCGGCGTGCCCGACGTGCGGGTCGTGTTCGGGCATGTTCACCGCCAACTCGATGAACTGCCTGGTCGAAGCGCTGGGCCTGGCGTTGCCCGGCAACGGCTCGGTGCTGGCCACCCACACCGCGCGGCGCCACCTCTACGAGAAGGCCGGCGCCACCGTCGTCGACCTCGCCGCCCGGTATTACGGCCAGGGTGATGTCTCGGTGCTGCCGCGGGCCGTCGCGTCGCGATCGGCGTTCGAGAACGCCATGGCGATGGACGTCGCGATGGGCGGGTCCACCAATACCGTGCTGCACTTGATGGCCGCCGCGCATGAGGCCGAGCTGGACTTCGCGATCACCGAGATCGACGAGATCTCCCGTCGGGTCCCGTGTCTGTGCAAGGTGGCCCCCAACGGCGCCTATCTGATGGAGGACGTGCACCGCGCCGGCGGCATCCCCGCCATTCTCGGCGAGCTGCATCGGGCGGGCCTGTTGGCCAAGGATGTTCACGCCATACACGCCCCGACCCTTGACGAGTGGTTGGCCCACTGGGACATCCGCGGCATCGCCCCTTCCGGCGAAGCGTTGGAGCTGTTCCATGCCGCGCCAGGTGGACGCCGCAGCGCCACCGCGTTTTCCCAATCCGAACGCTGGGAGAGCCTGGACACCGACGCGGCGAACGGCTGCATTCGCGATGTGGCCCATGCCCATTCGGCCGACGGCGGGTTGGCGATCCTCACCGGCAACCTGGCGCCCAACGGCGCGGTGGTCAAGACCGCCGGCGTCGATCCCGGTGCGCTGACGTTCGAAGGTCCCGCGGTTGTCGTCGAATCACAGGAGGAGGCGGTGGACGCGATCCTCGGCGGCCGCGTCACCGCCGGTGACGTGGTGGTGGTGCGGTACGAGGGCCCGCGGGGCGGGCCGGGAATGCAGGAAATGCTCTATCCCACATCGTTTTTGAAGGGCCGCGGGCTCGGTAAGTCGTGCGCCCTGATCACCGACGGCCGGTTCTCCGGCGGCACCTCGGGGTTGTCGATCGGGCACGTGTCGCCCGAGGCCGCCGCCGGCGGTCCGATCGCCCTGGTGCGCGACGGCGACCGCATCCGTATCGACATCCCGTCGCGCGCCATCACGTTGGACCTGTCGGAGGACGAGCTTGCGCGCCGCCGTGCGGATATCGGCGCGTTCACACCGCGGGACCGCGACCGCCCGGTGTCCAAGGCGCTGCGGGCGTACGCGTTGTTGGCGACGTCCGCGGATCGTGGGGCGGTGCGAGATGTCGACGGCGCGGTGCGGACGGGCGAAAGCAGGTAG
- a CDS encoding M23 family metallopeptidase → MSSPFTIDMTAPVAVPGFTTGYGGPGVGGHTGPNWYIHYGMDLGGASGTPVYAAFAGHITKFQPHNPAEDSGKVYGAQIFIRSDNDMMGGFYTHLTDTDDKVQQGAEIAVGDYLGTVYEFAGISPHLHLALVEIIGGAPGGQYTGVDLYSFFLDLQRNHPDLYVPVQFWQDGRAPEPQQV, encoded by the coding sequence ATGTCCTCTCCGTTCACCATCGACATGACGGCACCAGTCGCCGTACCGGGCTTCACGACGGGCTACGGCGGGCCTGGCGTAGGAGGTCATACGGGGCCGAACTGGTACATCCACTACGGCATGGACCTGGGCGGCGCGAGTGGGACACCTGTGTATGCGGCGTTCGCCGGGCACATCACCAAGTTCCAGCCGCACAATCCCGCCGAGGACAGCGGAAAGGTCTACGGCGCGCAGATCTTCATCCGCTCGGACAACGACATGATGGGTGGCTTCTACACCCACCTCACAGACACCGACGACAAGGTTCAGCAGGGTGCGGAAATCGCCGTCGGCGACTACCTGGGCACGGTCTACGAGTTCGCCGGCATCTCGCCGCACCTGCACCTGGCTCTGGTCGAGATCATCGGCGGGGCCCCCGGCGGCCAGTACACCGGTGTGGACCTGTACAGCTTCTTCCTGGACCTACAGCGCAACCATCCGGATCTCTATGTCCCGGTGCAGTTCTGGCAGGACGGACGGGCGCCGGAGCCCCAGCAGGTCTGA
- a CDS encoding LuxR C-terminal-related transcriptional regulator, which produces MFDVVLVASVRAYREAVAAALGAQPGLTLRAEAGTPGALAAMAARRPDVVLVDFGLPALLDLLEPLHRDAPNLPTIGIAIDIRTDSNLDTLVRAAELGMTGFVDVDQTLDEIVTVAERAADGRSFCSPRIAAALMQAWRAETPVVSPGGSSIPLTTRESDVASLAARGLTNRQIATRLTIAESTVKTHIHSILAKLELGRRYEIASAVAPDRCGGACSAEKTCTALTLVGHGDESPPLLSLVSDRSDAPRRRKDG; this is translated from the coding sequence ATGTTCGATGTTGTTCTCGTGGCGTCGGTTCGCGCCTACCGTGAAGCCGTCGCCGCCGCGCTGGGCGCGCAACCGGGGCTCACGCTGCGCGCCGAGGCCGGCACGCCCGGGGCGCTCGCCGCGATGGCCGCCCGCCGGCCCGACGTCGTGCTGGTCGACTTCGGCCTGCCCGCTTTGCTCGACCTGCTCGAGCCGCTGCACCGTGACGCCCCGAACCTGCCGACGATCGGGATCGCCATCGACATCCGCACCGACAGTAATCTGGACACCCTGGTCCGCGCCGCGGAGCTGGGGATGACGGGATTCGTCGACGTCGATCAGACGCTGGACGAGATCGTCACCGTCGCCGAGCGCGCGGCCGACGGCCGGTCGTTCTGCAGCCCGCGCATCGCCGCCGCACTGATGCAGGCCTGGCGTGCCGAGACGCCCGTCGTCAGCCCCGGCGGGTCCTCGATCCCGCTCACCACCCGGGAGAGCGATGTCGCCAGTCTGGCTGCGCGCGGTCTCACCAACCGTCAGATCGCCACCCGCCTGACGATCGCCGAGTCGACCGTCAAGACGCACATCCACTCAATCCTGGCCAAGCTCGAGCTGGGCCGTCGCTACGAGATCGCGTCAGCGGTCGCCCCGGATCGGTGCGGCGGAGCATGCTCGGCCGAAAAGACCTGCACTGCACTGACACTGGTCGGCCACGGAGATGAGTCGCCGCCGCTGCTGTCGCTGGTGTCCGACCGGTCGGATGCGCCGAGGCGGAGAAAAGATGGATGA